One genomic segment of Desmodus rotundus isolate HL8 chromosome 5, HLdesRot8A.1, whole genome shotgun sequence includes these proteins:
- the LOC112320292 gene encoding olfactory receptor 5G25, whose amino-acid sequence MGYENQTFVTEFLFMGLTDCFQYQVVLFVILLLVYLVTFLENVGMITLIWIDSRLHNPMYFFLSHLSFVDVCSASATGPKMLTDIFVEEKVISFFGCAAQLWIVCQFVVTGCFLLASMAYDRYVAICKPLLYTLIMSQRVCVQLVVGPYVLGLISAVTHMTFAFHLPYCGPKIINHFFCDLLPVLSLACADTQVNKLLLFIVAGALGVLSGVIILVSYICIVIAVLKIRSADGRHRAFSTCSSHLTAVSILYGTLFFIYVCPSSNFSLDINKVVSVFYTAVIPVLNPLIYSLRNKDVKDSFRRMLERKKCLMSR is encoded by the coding sequence ATGGGTTATGAAAATCAAACCTTTGTGACTGAGTTTTTATTCATGGGCTTAACAGATTGCTTCCAGTACCAGGTTGTTCTCTTTGTGATACTTCTCTTGGTTTATCTTGTCACTTTTCTGGAAAACGTGGGGATGATCACCCTCATTTGGATAGATTCCCGACTCCACAACCCCATGTACTTTTTTCTCAGTCACTTGTCCTTTGTGGACGTATGCTCCGCTTCTGCCACTGGTCCCAAGATGTTGACTGACATCTTTGTGGAGGAAAAAGTCATCTCTTTCTTTGGCTGTGCTGCCCAGTTATGGATTGTTTGTCAGTTTGTAGtgactgggtgttttctgctGGCTTCCATGGCATATGACCGGTATGTGGCTATTTGTAAACCCTTGTTGTACACACTCATTATGTCCCAGCGGGTCTGTGTGCAGCTGGTGGTAGGGCCGTACGTACTAGGTCTTATAAGTGCCGTAACCCACATGACGTTTGCCTTCCACCTCCCTTACTGTGGTCCAAAAATCATCAATCACTTCTTCTGCGACCTGCTTCCGGTTCTCTCTCTGGCATGTGCAGACACCCAGGTCAATAAACTTCTACTTTTCATCGTGGCTGGAGCTCTGGGAGTGCTCAGTGGCGTGATCATCTTGGTCTCCTACATTTGTATCGTCATTGCCGTCCTGAAGATCCGCTCTGCTGACGGGAGGCACAGAGCTTTCTCTACCTGCTCTTCTCACCTCACAGCTGTCTCCATCCTCTACGGGACACTCTTTTTTATCTATGTATGTCCGAGTTCTAATTTCTCCCTGGACATCAATAAAGTGGTGTCTGTGTTTTATACAGCTGTGATTCCCGTGCTAAACCCACTTATCTACAGCCTGAGAAACAAGGATGTCAAGGATTCCTTCCGAAGgatgttggaaaggaagaagtgccTGATGAGCAGGTGA
- the LOC128781001 gene encoding olfactory receptor 5G9-like gives MADANDTRVTEFIFTGLNYSPQLQVFLFLLFLSFYIINLTGNLGVIILIRISSRLHTPMYFFLSHLSFVDMCMSSVVSPKMLTDFFVQRKVISFLGCALQQWFLGFFVAAECLLLASMAYDRYVAICNPLLYSVAMSQSLCIQLVAGPYVLGFMNTMTHTTNTFRLPFCGPNVINHFFCDVFPLFSLVCADTGLSKLVVFVVAGAVGVFSGLTIVVSYIYILTAILKIHSTDGRRKVFSTCSSHLTAVSIMFGTLFFIYVRPSASFSLDLNKGVSVFYTAVIPMLNPLIYSLRNKEVKDAVHRTVTRRMACWA, from the coding sequence ATGGCCGATGCAAACGACACAAGGGTCACCGAGTTCATTTTCACAGGTTTGAATTACAGCCCTCAGTTGCAGgtctttctcttcctgctctttctgagTTTCTACATTATCAACCTAACAGGCAACTTGGGGGTGATTATTCTGATACGTATCAGTTCCCGCCTTCACACACCTATGTACTTTTTCCTCAGCCACTTGTCTTTTGTGGACATGTGCATGTCCTCAGTTGTGAGCCCCAAGATGCTCACTGACTTCTTTGTGCAGAGGAAAGTCATCTCCTTCTTGGGCTGTGCTTTGCAGCAGTGGTTCCTTGGGTTCTTTGTGGCAGCAGAGTGTCTTCTCTTGGCgtccatggcctatgaccgctatgtaGCCATCTGCAACCCGTTACTGTACTCAGTTGCCATGTCCCAGAGCCTCTGTATCCAGCTGGTGGCTGGTCCCTATGTCCTTGGCTTCATGAACACCATGACTCATACAACAAACACATTTCGCCTCCCTTTTTGTGGCCCCAATGTCATCAATCATTTCTTCTGTGATGTGTTCCCCCTGTTTTCCCTTGTATGTGCTGACACAGGGCTCAGTAAGTTGGTGGTTTTCGTTGTAGCGGGAGCTGTGGGAGTCTTCAGTGGTCTGACCATCGTGGTCTCCTACATTTACATCCTCACTGCCATCCTGAAGATCCACTCCACTGATGGGAGGCGCAAAGTCTTTTCtacctgctcctcccacctgaCGGCTGTCTCCATCATGTTTGGCACCCTGTTCTTCATTTACGTGCGACCGAGTGCCAGTTTCTCCCTGGATCTCAATAAAGGAGTGTCCGTGTTTTACACAGCAGTCATCCCCATGCTGAACCCACTtatctacagcctgaggaacaaggaGGTCAAAGACGCTGTCCACAGGACTGTCACCAGGAGGATGGCTTGCTGGGCCTGA